The DNA sequence GCTGGGTGCTGTAACGTCCTTGGCCGACCGGGTGCAGGTCACCTGGGTCGACGGCCGGGTCAGCCCTTTCCATCATCAGTGGCTGCGGGACAACTGCCCTTGCCCTCAATGCGTCTACACCGTCACCCGCGAACAAGTACTGGAAATCGTCGACGTGCCTGAAGACAGCGCAGCCGGTGCGATCCGCCTCGATGGCGAAGGCTGCCTGTGCGTCGATTGGCAGGACGGTCACCAGAGCCGCTTCGACCCGGGCTGGCTACGGGCCCATGCCTATGATGAGCAGTCCAGGGCCGAACGCCTGGCGAGCAAGCCCAAAAGCCAGTTATGGCGGCACGATCTGCAACTGCCGGTGTTCGATTACCAGGCCCTGATGGATGACGCCGATGCGCTGTTGCAATGGCTGCTGGCGGTGCGCGACATCGGCCTGACGCAAGTGCGCGGCGTGCCCACCGAACCCGGTTCGCTGAAACAGATTGCCCAGCGCATTTCGTTCATTCGTGAGAGCAACTTCGGCGTGCTGTTCAACGTGCAATCCAAGGCCGACGCCGACAGCAACGCCTACACCGCTTTCAACCTGCCACTGCACAGCGACCTGCCAACCCGGGAGTTACAACCTGGGCTGCAGTTTTTGCATTGCCTGGTGAATGAAGCCGACGGCGGCGAGAGCATTTTTGTCGACGGTTTTGCCATCGCCGAGACGCTGCGCCAGGAAGATCCCGAAGCCTTTGCCACTCTGTGCGAAATCCCGGTGGAGTTTCGCAACAAGGATCGCCACAGCGACTACCGCTGCCTGGCGCCCATCATTGCGCTGGATGCACTGGGGCATGTCGCGGAAATCCGCATGGCGAATTTCCTGCGCGGGCCGTTCGACACCACCGTCGAGCAAATGCCCAGGCTTTACCGCGCCTACCGACGCTTCATCGCCCTGACCCGCGCACCACAGTTTCGTGTGATGCAACGACTCGAACCCGGCCAGCTCTGGTGCTTCGACAACCGCCGTACGCTCCATGCCCGCAACGCCTTTGACCCGGCTTCCGGGGCGCGGCATTTCCAGGGGTGTTATGTGGATCGGGATGAGTTGTTGTCGCGGATTCTGGTGTTGCAGAGGTAGACCGCGTCATCGTTCATCGCGAGCAAGCTCGCTCCCACAGGGGGCTGTGTCGTTCAAAAAACCTAATGTGGGAGCGAGCTTGCTTGCGATAGCGCTCTGTCGAACAACCCATCACTCCCTGATTCTCACAGGCAAAAAAATCCCCGATCAAGCCGTGACAGGATCGGGGCAGGAGCGTTACTGGAGGAGCTGTTGCGCGAGGGTGACCAAACCATCGTGATTCAGCTTGAGTTCAGTGTGCCCAGTCCGGATTAGCGGGAGTTAGCCGAAAACGACCTGCTCATAGGTATCCGGGCCATTGCGACAGTTTGCCCTTGCCGCCGCTTCGGGTGGCTACCAGAATCGAGGCACGACCCCAATCCCTGAATAAGGAAAAGCGTCATGATGCACGCCGAATTGATCGACCAGGAAGACCTGCTGGGCCAGCTCAAGGCCCTGGGGCTCCAGATACCCAGCGGCTCCACCGCCGAGCAGGCCTGCGAGTGCGCCGTGCGGGGTTTGGACCAGGCCCGTGCCAATGAACTGCGCCTGATGGTCAAGAGGATGTACACCAGCAGTGCGACCATCCTGCCGGCCGTGCGCCAGGCGATCGATAAGCAATTGCTGCCGGCATTGGCGCAATACCAGCAGAACCACAACGCCTGACCCTGTGGCGAGGGAGCTTGCTCCCGCTCGACCGCGAAGCGGTCGTAAAACCAGCGAATGCAATTTGACTGATGCACCGCATAGGCCGGTTTTGGGACTGCTTCGCAGTCCAGCGGGAGCAAGCTCCCTCGCCACAAAAGCTGCTAGAGCCTCACACTGGCAAACGTCGACTCATTACGCGCCTGGCTCAACGCCGACAGCGGGCCGGACAACGGCGACAGCACCAAGGCCTGTGGCAACGGCAACATCGCCACCTGTTGCGTGGTATTGGAGCCTACGCGTTCGTCGCGCGGTGGAATGCCGAAGTATTCGCGGTAGCACTTGGAGAAGTGCGGCGTGGAGACGAAGCCACACACCGACGCCACCTCGATGATCGACATCGGCGTCTGCTTGAGCAGTTGCCGCGCACGAATCAACCGCAACTTGAGGTAATAGCGCGACGGTGAGCAATGCAGGTACTTCTGGAACAAGCGCTCCAGCTGACGCCGGGACACGGCGACGTACACCGCCAGCTCGTCCAGGTCGATCGGCTCTTCAAGGTTGGCCTCCATCAGCGCGACGATTTCCTGCAACTTCGGCTGGTTGGTGCCAAGCATGTGCTTGAGCGGTACACGCTGGTGATCCTGCTCGTTGCGGATGCGCTCATAGACAAACATTTCGGAGATCGCTGCCGACAGTTCGCGACCGTGATCGCGGCTGATCAGGTGCAGCATCATGTCCAACGGTGCGGTGCCGCCGGAGCTGGTGAAGCGGTTGCGGTCGAGGGTGAACAGACGGGTGCTCATCGATACCCGTGGAAAGGCTTCCTGCATCGCGGCCAGGCACTCCCAGTGCACGCTGCAATCGAAGCCGTCCAGCAGGCCGGCGCAGGCCAAGGCCCAACTGCCGGTGCAGACCGCACCGAGACGACGGGATTGACGGGCCTGGCCTTGCAGCCATGACACGTGTTCGCGGGTCACAGTGCGCTGGATGCCGATACCGCCACACACAATGACGGTGTCCAGTGCCGGCGCCTTGTGCATGGAGGCGTCCGGGGTGATCTGTAAACCGTCACTGGCCCACACCTGCCCACCGTCGACGGTAAGGGTGGTCCAGCGATACAGCTCGCGACCGGACAGTTGGTTGGCCATGCGTAGCGGTTCTACCGCGGACGCCAGGGAAATCAGCGTGAAATTGTCCAGCAGCAAAAAGCCGATGGATTGAGGCGCACGGTTCTGGGGTTGGGCCCCGGAGTTGGTCGTCGTCATCGCGGTATCTCCTCACACAAAGCGGGTGATGGCCTCAGGCGGAGGCTCTTTTTATTGGTTGTTTGCCATCGTTTTCCACAAGGGAGACGGGCTTTACAGCGATACAGCAATTGCCATGCCTAAATTGAATACGCGTTCAATAAATCCTGAAAACGACATCGCAACCTGTCTATATAAGGCGCATTTCGAGTGCCGGCTATCAGGGGCTATCAATGGTGTCAGGCACCTGTCACGCGGTGCCGTGAGCAGATCGGTAGCACTTGTGGGAACTGGGCTGCGGGGCTTGCGCAACAGGTATCACCACGGGTGCGGCGACGGACGGTCGAGCGGCGTACAACGGTTGACTCGACCGTTTGTCTCTTATCTGTTTGCGACGCGCTAAAAGGTGGCGTGTTTCAGGATCCATGTGCATTTCGCGAGCAGTTTTAAATCTTGGTGGCGAGGGGATTTGTGGCGAGGGGATTTATCCCCGCTGGGCTGCAAAGCAGCCCTCGATTCATACACCTTGATGTATCTGCAAAACCATAGGGGCCGCTTCGCGACCCAACGGGGATAAATCCCCTCGCCACAGGACTGTGAATACAGTGGATCAGCACTCCACCGCACTGACCGCCAAACCACCGCGCGAGGTTTCTTTGTATTTGTCATGCATGTCGGCACCGGTATCGCGCATGGTGCGGATCACCCGGTCCAGGGAGATGAAATGCTGGCCATCACCACGCAGCGCCATTTGCGCGGCATTGATGGCTTTCACCGCGGCAATCGCGTTGCGCTCGATGCACGGCACTTGCACCAGGCCGCCCACCGGGTCGCAGGTCAGGCCAAGGTTGTGTTCCAGGCCGATTTCCGCCGCGTTGCACAGTTGCTCCGGCGTGGCGCCGAGGATCTCCGCCAGCCCCGCCGCCGCCATGGCGCAGGCCGAGCCTACTTCGCCCTGGCAACCCACTTCGGCACCGGAGATCGATGCATTCTTTTTGCACAGGATCCCTACCGCCGCCGCGCCGAGGAAGTAATCCACCACGTTGGCGTCAGTGACCGCTTCGCTGAATTTCATGAAGTAATGCAACACCGCCGGAATGATCCCAGCCGCGCCATTGGTCGGCGCCGTGACCATGCGCCCGCCGGCGGCGTTTTCTTCGTTGACCGCCAGGGCGAACAGATTGACCCACTCCATGGCGCTCAGGGTCGAGCCGATCACATTGGGCTTGTTCAGCTCTTGCAGGCTGCGGTGCAACTTGGCCGCACGCCGACGTACGTTCAGACCGCCAGGCAGGATGCCTTCGTGCTTGAGGCCCTGCTCGACACAATCCTGCATGGCGCGCCAGAGTTTCATCAGGCCGCTGCGAATCTCGTCTTCCGAGCGCCAGACCTTCTCGTTGGCCATCATCAACTCGGCCACCCGCAGATTGTGGGTGCGGCACAGATTGAGCAGCTCTTCGGCGCTGGAAAAATCGTAAGGCAGTTCGGTGCGGTCCAGATCCACCACGCCGCTGGACGCCTGGGCCTCATCGACGACAAAGCCACCACCCACTGAATAATAGGTATCACGGTGCAACTCGCCGTGGTCGCCCTCGGCCACCAGCGTCATCGCGTTGGGGTGGAACGGCAGGTTCTCGTCGATCAGGCGCATGTCCCGGGACCAGATGAAAGGCACCGGTAGGCGACCATCCAACAACAAAGTCTGGGTTTCACGCAGCAGCTCGATGCGCGGGCCGATCTGCGACGGGTCGATTGCGTCCGGCCATTCGCCCATCAGGCCCATGATCACCGCGTTGTCGCTGCCATGGCCGATGCCGGTGGCCGAAAGCGAACCGTAAAGCTGAACTTCCAGGCGCGTGACTTGTTCCAAAAGACCCCGCTCACGCAAGACTTGCGCGAATAACGCCGCAGCGCGCATTGGGCCGACGGTGTGTGAGCTGGACGGACCGATACCGATTTTGAACAAGTCGAATACGCTGATTGCCATGGCAGAGAACCTCCAGAACGGGCACGTCCGGGCGCAAGAGCGCCCGGTGGCGGAGCTGCTACGCTCAACGCCGGGATGCCCGCATCATCCGTTTTTTGCCTTGGAGGTCGACGTCTGACACCGACGCAATCATGCCCAGCAACGCCGCCAGGCTTTTGCCCAGGTTTTACGCCGTTTTTTTGCAGATCAGGAGGCTGCCGAGGCCGGAAAAAACCTATAAACGACGTCACCAACACTGGATGCGACCCTCCCTGTACTGGATACGACTCACCCTGTAGGCGTCAGATTTGCACTGGTACATGATCGGTTACGGCTCGTTTGCAAGGCCGCGTGTCAGAAGAGTGCCCACGCGCCACCAACCGCAACATCCAAAATAAGCGTGCGGCTGTCCTGACCGGACACCGCCGAGAAAACACCAGGAGTCCACCCATGAAAGGTTCCAAGCCGTTGTTGTTGGCCGCCATGCTGAGTCTTCCGATGCTGGCCAACGCTGCAGAACCCGCGCAATGCAGCACCGTCAACTTCTCCGACGTCGGCTGGACCGACATCACCGTGACCACCGCCACCACCAGCGTGGTGCTCGACGCTCTGGGCTACAAGACCAAGACCACCATGATTTCCGTACCAGTGACGTACAAGTCCCTGGCCGACGGCAAGAACATGGACGTGTTCCTCGGCAACTGGATGCCGACCATGGAAAACGACATCAAGGCCTACCGCGAAGCCGGCACCGTGGAAACCGTGCGCACCAACCTCAAGGGCGCCAAATACACCCTCGCCGTGCCTCAGGCCCTGTACGACAAAGGCCTGCATGACTTCGCCGACATCCCCAAATTCAAGAAAGAACTGGACGGCAAGATCTACGGGATCGAGCCTGGCAACGACGGCAACCGCCTGATCCAGAGCATGATCGAAAAGAACGCCTTTGGCCTGAAGGACGCAGGTTTCAAGGTCGTCGAGTCGAGTGAAGCGGGCATGCTTTCGCAGGTCGACCGGGCCTCCAAACGCGGCACCGATGTGGTGTTCCTTGGCTGGGCGCCACACCCGATGAACACCCGTTTCAAGATTCAATACCTGACCGGCGGCGACGACTTCTTCGGCCCGGACTTCGGTGCCGCCACCGTCGCGACCAACACCCGCAAGGGCTACAGCCAGGAATGCAGCAACGTTGGCCAGCTGTTGAAAAACCTTGAGTTCACCGTCGACATGGAAAGCACGCTGATGGGCAACGTGCTCGACGACAAGATGAAACCTGAAGCCGCCGCCAAGGCCTGGCTGAAGAAAAACCCACAGGTACTCGATACCTGGCTCGCTGGCGTGACCACCATTGACGGTAAACCAGGCCTGGAGGCCGTGAAAGCCAAGCTCGCGCAGTAACGCTTTTATGCCGGGCGAGTTTACTCGCCCGGGCTGTTTATCCCTTGCATGCGGACGTTCACTACCATGCTGATTGATCAGAAAATACCCTTAGGCCAGTACATCGCGAGCTTCGTCGAATGGTTGACGCAAAATGGCGCCAGCACCTTCGACGCAATCGCCCTGTTTCTGGAAACGATGATTCACGGCGTGACGTTCGCGCTGACCTGGTTCAACCCACTGGCCTTGATCGGCCTCATCGCCCTGCTGGCTCACTTTATCCAACGCAAATGGGGCCTGACCGTCTTCGTCATCGCCTCCTTCCTGCTGATCCTGAATCTGGGGTACTGGCAGGAGACCATGGAAACCCTCGCCCAGGTGCTGTTCGCGACCCTGGTCTGCGTCCTGATCGGCGTGCCGCTGGGCATTGTTGCCGCGCACAAGCCGATGTTTTACACACTAATGCGTCCGGTGCTCGATCTGATGCAGACCGTACCGACCTTCGTGTACCTCATTCCTACCCTGACCCTTTTCGGTCTGGGTGTGGTCCCAGGCTTGATCTCCACGGTGGTGTTCGCGATTGCCGCGCCCATCCGCTTGACCTACCTGGGTATCCGCGACGTTCCGGAAGAACTGATGGACGCCGGCAAAGCCTTCGGCTGCTCCCGTCGCCAGCTCCTGTCGCGCATTGAACTGCCCCACGCGATGCCAAGCATCGCGGCCGGTATCACCCAGTGCATCATGCTGTCGTTGTCGATGGTGGTGATCGCCGCACTGGTGGGCGCCGACGGCCTGGGCAAACCCGTGGTCAACGCACTGAACACCGCCGATATCGCCCTGGGCTTCGAAGCTGGCCTGGCGATCGTACTGCTGGCGATCATGCTCGACCGAATCTGCAAGCAACCCGACGCCAAAGTAGGGGGTGACGCATGAGCATAATCCGCTTCGAAGAAGTCGACGTGATCTTCTCCAAAGATCCACGCGAAGCCCTGAAACTGCTCGACCAGGGCATGACCCGCAACGAAATCCTGAAGAAAACCGGGCAAATCGTGGGTGTTGAAAAAGCCAGCCTGGATGTCGAAAAAGGCGAAATCTGCGTGTTGATGGGCCTGTCCGGCTCTGGCAAATCCAGCCTGCTGCGCTGCATCAACGGCTTGAACACCGTGAGTCGTGGCAAGTTGTTCGTCGAACACGAAGGTCGGCAGATCGACATCGCCTCCTGCACCCCCGCCGAACTGAAGATGATGCGCACCAAACGCATCGCCATGGTGTTCCAGAAGTTCGCCCTGATGCCTTGGCTGACAGTGCGCGAGAACATCAGCTTCGGCCTGGAAATGCAGGGCCGCCCGGAGAAGGACCGACGCAAGCTGGTGGATGAAAAGCTTGAGCTGGTGGGCCTGACCCAATGGCGCAACAAGAAACCCAACGAGTTGTCCGGCGGCATGCAGCAACGGGTCGGCCTGGCCCGCGCCCTGGCGATGGACGCCGACATCCTGCTGATGGACGAACCCTTCTCGGCCCTCGACCCGCTGATCCGCCAAGGCCTGCAGGACGAACTGCTGGAGCTGCAACGCAAGCTGAGCAAGACCATCGTGTTCGTCAGCCACGACCTCGACGAAGCCCTGAAGCTGGGCAGCCGCATCGCGATCATGAAAGACGGCCGGATCGTCCAATACAGCTCGCCGGAAGAAATCGTCTTGAATCCGGCGGACGACTACGTGCGCACCTTCGTCGCCCACACCAACCCGCTCAACGTCCTTTGCGGCCGCAGCCTGATGCGCACCCTGGACAACTGCAAGCGCATCAACGGTTCGGTATGCCTGGACCCGGGCGGCGATTCCTGGCTCGACCTGGCCGAAGGCAACACCATCAAGGGTGCCCGCCAGAACGGCGCGGCGCTGGACCTGCAAAACTGGGCACCGGGCCAATCCGTCGAAGACCTGGGCCGCCGTCCGACCCTGGTGGACTCCAATATCGGCATGCGCGATGCGTTGCAGATCCGCTACCAGACCGGCAACAAACTGGTACTGCACGACAACCAGAAAGTCGTCGGGATCCTGGGCGACAGCGAGCTGTACCACGCCCTGCTCGGCAAGAACCTGGGCTAAGCCCACGCACACAAAAACGCCGCGAGAGGATCGCGGCGTTTTTGTCTGTGCAGTGCTGACTGCTGACTGCTGACAAGCTTGACCTGGAATGCAAACAACTGTGGCGAGGGGATTTATCCCCGCTGGGCTGCGCAGCAGCCCCAAAAAATGCGAACTCATTCTGTCTGACACACCGCGACACCTGGCTCTGGGGGCTGCTTCGCAGCCCAACGGGGATAAATCCCCTCGCCACAACAATGTTCCAGCCATCGATGCGCGTTTGGCTTCTACACCAACCGACGAGTGTTATAAAGACATCCCGAAAAAGTCCTCGCCCCTGATGCTGCGGGTTTTCACACATGGAATCCCGGCAAACAGCGACGACTTGTCATAGAACTTTGTTTTTGTTGATTGAACGTTCAATCAAAACAAAATAGACTGGCTTTCAATCCGGCAGACGACACTCGCCCACCGGATGGCCTAAGGAGATGTGCTAGATGCCCAAGGTCGGTATGCAACCCATCCGCCGCCAACAATTGATCGAAGCCACGCTGCAAGCGGTCGATCAGGTCGGGATGGGGGACGCCAGCATTGCGCTGATCGCCCGTTTGGCCGGTGTCTCCAACGGCATCATCAGTCACTACTTTCAGGACAAGAATGGCCTGATCGCGGCCACGGCCCAGTACCTGATGACTGTCCTGAGCGAGAACGTCACCGCACGCCGTCGCGCGCTTGAGGATTCGAGCCCGCGGGCGCACTTGAAGGTGATCATCGAAGGCAACTTCGACGCCAGCCAGGTCAATGGCCCGGCAATGAAAACCTGGTTGGCCTTCTGGGCCACCAGCATGCATCACCCGTCATTGCACAGGTTGCAGCGGATCAACGATCACCGTCTGTATTCCAACCTGTGCAGTCAGTTCCGCCGCGTGTTGCCTCTTGATGAGGCCCGCAGCGCGGCACGGGGCCTGGCCGCCCTGATTGACGGTTTGTGGTTGCGCGGGGCGCTGTCGGGAGACGCGTTCGATACCGCCCAGGCACACCGGATCGCTTACGAATACATGGATTTTCAACTGGCCAAAGCAGGGGTACCAGAGCACACAGAACCGCTCGGCTCCTGAACCGCCGCCGAACCGCGTAGTCAGCTATAGACGACACGCCCGGTGGCCAGCCAACCACTTATGCACTTGCGAGGACTTTATGGCCCGTTTCGAACTGCAAAAACTCTACATCGATGGCGCGTACAGCGACGCCAGCGGCGACGCCACTTTCGAAGCCATCAACCCTGCCAACGGTGAAGTGCTCGCCCAAGTGCAGCGTGCAACGTTCGAGGACGTCGAGCGCGCGGTGGTCAGCGCCGAAAAGGGCCAGAAAGTCTGGGCTGCCATGACCGCCATGCAGCGGTCGCGCATCCTGCGCCGCGCCGTGGAGATCCTGCGCGAGCGCAACGATGAGCTGGCCGCCCTGGAAACCCTGGACACCGGCAAGGCCTACTCCGAAACCCGCTACGTCGACATCGTCACCGGTGCCGACGTGCTGGAATACTACGCCGGCCTGGTGCCGGCCATTGAAGGCGAACAGGTTCCGCTGCGCACCACTTCGTTCGTCTACACCCGCCGCGAGCCCCTGGGTGTGGTGGCCGGGATCGGCGCGTGGAACTACCCGATCCAGATCGCCCTGTGGAAATCCGCACCGGCCCTGGCCGCCGGCAACGCAATGATCTTCAAACCGAGCGAAGTCACCTCGCTGACCACCCTGAAACTGGCCGAGATCTACACCGAAGCCGGCGTTCCAGCGGGTGTGTTCAACGTCCTGACCGGCAGCGGCCGTGAAGTCGGTACCTGGCTGACCGAGCACCCGCGTATCGAGAAAATATCCTTCACCGGCGGCACCGACACCGGCAAGAAAGTCATGGCCAGTGCCTCGAGTTCTTCGCTCAAAGACGTGACCATGGAACTGGGCGGCAAGTCGCCGCTGATCATCTTCGACGACGCCGACCTGGATCGCGCCGCCGACACCGCGATGATGGCCAACTTCTACAGCTCCGGCCAAGTCTGCACCAACGGCACCCGGGTGTTCGTGCCGAGCCATCTCAAGGCCGCCTTCGAAGCCAAGATCGCCGAGCGCGTGGCGCGTATCCGCATCGGCAATCCAGAGGACGAAAACACCAACTTCGGCCCGCTGGTGAGCTTCGCCCACATGGAAAGCGTGTTGGGCTACATCGAGAAAGGCAAGGCCGAGGGCGCGCGCCTGCTGTGCGGCGGCGCTCGTTTGACCGAGGGCGAATTGGCCAAGGGCGCGTTCGTTGCCCCGACCGTGTTCACCGACT is a window from the Pseudomonas brassicacearum genome containing:
- a CDS encoding gamma-butyrobetaine dioxygenase yields the protein MNTAAAFADFRRYPLICALGAVTSLADRVQVTWVDGRVSPFHHQWLRDNCPCPQCVYTVTREQVLEIVDVPEDSAAGAIRLDGEGCLCVDWQDGHQSRFDPGWLRAHAYDEQSRAERLASKPKSQLWRHDLQLPVFDYQALMDDADALLQWLLAVRDIGLTQVRGVPTEPGSLKQIAQRISFIRESNFGVLFNVQSKADADSNAYTAFNLPLHSDLPTRELQPGLQFLHCLVNEADGGESIFVDGFAIAETLRQEDPEAFATLCEIPVEFRNKDRHSDYRCLAPIIALDALGHVAEIRMANFLRGPFDTTVEQMPRLYRAYRRFIALTRAPQFRVMQRLEPGQLWCFDNRRTLHARNAFDPASGARHFQGCYVDRDELLSRILVLQR
- a CDS encoding GlxA family transcriptional regulator, yielding MTTTNSGAQPQNRAPQSIGFLLLDNFTLISLASAVEPLRMANQLSGRELYRWTTLTVDGGQVWASDGLQITPDASMHKAPALDTVIVCGGIGIQRTVTREHVSWLQGQARQSRRLGAVCTGSWALACAGLLDGFDCSVHWECLAAMQEAFPRVSMSTRLFTLDRNRFTSSGGTAPLDMMLHLISRDHGRELSAAISEMFVYERIRNEQDHQRVPLKHMLGTNQPKLQEIVALMEANLEEPIDLDELAVYVAVSRRQLERLFQKYLHCSPSRYYLKLRLIRARQLLKQTPMSIIEVASVCGFVSTPHFSKCYREYFGIPPRDERVGSNTTQQVAMLPLPQALVLSPLSGPLSALSQARNESTFASVRL
- a CDS encoding L-serine ammonia-lyase, whose product is MAISVFDLFKIGIGPSSSHTVGPMRAAALFAQVLRERGLLEQVTRLEVQLYGSLSATGIGHGSDNAVIMGLMGEWPDAIDPSQIGPRIELLRETQTLLLDGRLPVPFIWSRDMRLIDENLPFHPNAMTLVAEGDHGELHRDTYYSVGGGFVVDEAQASSGVVDLDRTELPYDFSSAEELLNLCRTHNLRVAELMMANEKVWRSEDEIRSGLMKLWRAMQDCVEQGLKHEGILPGGLNVRRRAAKLHRSLQELNKPNVIGSTLSAMEWVNLFALAVNEENAAGGRMVTAPTNGAAGIIPAVLHYFMKFSEAVTDANVVDYFLGAAAVGILCKKNASISGAEVGCQGEVGSACAMAAAGLAEILGATPEQLCNAAEIGLEHNLGLTCDPVGGLVQVPCIERNAIAAVKAINAAQMALRGDGQHFISLDRVIRTMRDTGADMHDKYKETSRGGLAVSAVEC
- a CDS encoding choline ABC transporter substrate-binding protein, whose protein sequence is MKGSKPLLLAAMLSLPMLANAAEPAQCSTVNFSDVGWTDITVTTATTSVVLDALGYKTKTTMISVPVTYKSLADGKNMDVFLGNWMPTMENDIKAYREAGTVETVRTNLKGAKYTLAVPQALYDKGLHDFADIPKFKKELDGKIYGIEPGNDGNRLIQSMIEKNAFGLKDAGFKVVESSEAGMLSQVDRASKRGTDVVFLGWAPHPMNTRFKIQYLTGGDDFFGPDFGAATVATNTRKGYSQECSNVGQLLKNLEFTVDMESTLMGNVLDDKMKPEAAAKAWLKKNPQVLDTWLAGVTTIDGKPGLEAVKAKLAQ
- the choW gene encoding choline ABC transporter permease subunit; the encoded protein is MLIDQKIPLGQYIASFVEWLTQNGASTFDAIALFLETMIHGVTFALTWFNPLALIGLIALLAHFIQRKWGLTVFVIASFLLILNLGYWQETMETLAQVLFATLVCVLIGVPLGIVAAHKPMFYTLMRPVLDLMQTVPTFVYLIPTLTLFGLGVVPGLISTVVFAIAAPIRLTYLGIRDVPEELMDAGKAFGCSRRQLLSRIELPHAMPSIAAGITQCIMLSLSMVVIAALVGADGLGKPVVNALNTADIALGFEAGLAIVLLAIMLDRICKQPDAKVGGDA
- the choV gene encoding choline ABC transporter ATP-binding protein, encoding MSIIRFEEVDVIFSKDPREALKLLDQGMTRNEILKKTGQIVGVEKASLDVEKGEICVLMGLSGSGKSSLLRCINGLNTVSRGKLFVEHEGRQIDIASCTPAELKMMRTKRIAMVFQKFALMPWLTVRENISFGLEMQGRPEKDRRKLVDEKLELVGLTQWRNKKPNELSGGMQQRVGLARALAMDADILLMDEPFSALDPLIRQGLQDELLELQRKLSKTIVFVSHDLDEALKLGSRIAIMKDGRIVQYSSPEEIVLNPADDYVRTFVAHTNPLNVLCGRSLMRTLDNCKRINGSVCLDPGGDSWLDLAEGNTIKGARQNGAALDLQNWAPGQSVEDLGRRPTLVDSNIGMRDALQIRYQTGNKLVLHDNQKVVGILGDSELYHALLGKNLG
- the betI gene encoding transcriptional regulator BetI, with the protein product MPKVGMQPIRRQQLIEATLQAVDQVGMGDASIALIARLAGVSNGIISHYFQDKNGLIAATAQYLMTVLSENVTARRRALEDSSPRAHLKVIIEGNFDASQVNGPAMKTWLAFWATSMHHPSLHRLQRINDHRLYSNLCSQFRRVLPLDEARSAARGLAALIDGLWLRGALSGDAFDTAQAHRIAYEYMDFQLAKAGVPEHTEPLGS
- the betB gene encoding betaine-aldehyde dehydrogenase, whose amino-acid sequence is MARFELQKLYIDGAYSDASGDATFEAINPANGEVLAQVQRATFEDVERAVVSAEKGQKVWAAMTAMQRSRILRRAVEILRERNDELAALETLDTGKAYSETRYVDIVTGADVLEYYAGLVPAIEGEQVPLRTTSFVYTRREPLGVVAGIGAWNYPIQIALWKSAPALAAGNAMIFKPSEVTSLTTLKLAEIYTEAGVPAGVFNVLTGSGREVGTWLTEHPRIEKISFTGGTDTGKKVMASASSSSLKDVTMELGGKSPLIIFDDADLDRAADTAMMANFYSSGQVCTNGTRVFVPSHLKAAFEAKIAERVARIRIGNPEDENTNFGPLVSFAHMESVLGYIEKGKAEGARLLCGGARLTEGELAKGAFVAPTVFTDCTDEMTIVREEIFGPVMSILTYDTEEEVIRRANDTDFGLAAGVVTRDLNRAHRVIHQLEAGICWINAWGESAAEMPVGGYKQSGVGRENGISSLNNFTRIKSVQVELGDYASVF